The genomic window ATAATGAGAGGCTACATCCTTACAGAAGAGGACTTCATAAGGCGTGAGGTTATAATGGAGCTTATGTGCAATTTCCGTTGTGACTTTGAGAAAATAGACCAGTCTTTTGGTATAAGGTTTGAGGAACACTTTTCTTCAGAGTTAGAGGAGCTCATGGATATGGAAAGGGATGGTCTTTTAAAGATAGAGGACAGAAGTATAAAGGTCTTGCCAGAAGGTAGGCTTTTGATAAGAAACATCGCTATGGTCTTTGACCAGTATATAAAGACAAAAAAGGAGCAGAGGTTTTCCAGGACTATATGAAAGAGGAGCTACTTCGTATAGAAAAACTTTCCAAGGTCTTCACCGTTGGTCTATTCTCCAAGAGGTTTATCTGGGCGGTAAAGGAGGTAAGCTTTGAGATAGGATATGGAGAGATATTCTCTCTTGTGGGAGAGTCTGGGTCTGGAAAAAGCACTATTGGTAAAGTTATTCTTAGACTTGAAAAACCAACCTCGGGAAGAGTTCTTTTTGAAGGTAAAGACCCCTTCCAAATGGGAAAAGAATACACAAGGCTTGTCTCAGTGGTTTTCCAAGATCCAAGGAGCTCTCTAAACCCGCGCATGAAAGTGGGAGAAATAGTGCAAGAGCCACTGCTCGTTCACGGAGAAAAAGACAGAAAAGAGAAGGTGCTTCAGGCTTTGCTTATGGCAGGGCTTGAGGAGAGTTTTCTGGAAAGAAGACCAGAAGAGCTCTCTGGAGGTCAAAGACAAAGGGTAGCCATAGCACGAGCTATAGTCCTAAAACCCAAGCTCATAGTGGCAGATGAGCCTACCTCAGCCCTTGATATGAGCTATAGGGCAGGCATATTAGAGCTTTTTCTCAAGCTAAAGGAAGAAGGTATAAGCACTCTGCTTATAACCCACGATATAAGGGCGGTTGAAAAGGTTTCTGATAGAGTGGGCGTTCTATACAGAGGAAAACTCGTAGAGCTTGGTCTATCAAAGGATGTGCTCAAGAATCCTCTGCATCCCTACACTCAGTATCTTTTAGGCACAGTTCCTGCAAGGCATCCTTCTCAGAGAAAGGAGTTCATTGAAGATTTTGTAGAAGAAAGCCTGCCAAGCCCTTGCCCCTTCTTCTCCCAGTGCAAGTATAGAATAAAAGAATGTAAGCAGGAAGTTAGGGAGGTAAACCAGAATGGACGGCTCGTCTCATGCAATCTATACTGAGGTGCTCATCTTTTTCTTCCTACTATTTATGTCTGGTTTTTTTAGCTCCTCAGAGGTGGTCTTTTTTGGTGCAAACAGGTATCTTCTCAAACTCAAGGAAAGGAAAAGGATATACAGGGCTCTTTTAA from Hydrogenobacter sp. T-8 includes these protein-coding regions:
- a CDS encoding oligopeptide/dipeptide ABC transporter ATP-binding protein, whose translation is MKEELLRIEKLSKVFTVGLFSKRFIWAVKEVSFEIGYGEIFSLVGESGSGKSTIGKVILRLEKPTSGRVLFEGKDPFQMGKEYTRLVSVVFQDPRSSLNPRMKVGEIVQEPLLVHGEKDRKEKVLQALLMAGLEESFLERRPEELSGGQRQRVAIARAIVLKPKLIVADEPTSALDMSYRAGILELFLKLKEEGISTLLITHDIRAVEKVSDRVGVLYRGKLVELGLSKDVLKNPLHPYTQYLLGTVPARHPSQRKEFIEDFVEESLPSPCPFFSQCKYRIKECKQEVREVNQNGRLVSCNLY